Proteins encoded together in one Sinorhizobium sp. B11 window:
- a CDS encoding ABC transporter ATP-binding protein, translated as MLELRHAAKMVGGEYHIHPTDLTFERGSLNVLLGPTLSGKTSLMRLMAGLDRPTSGSVHFDGADVTGMPVQKRNVAMVYQQFINYPALSVYENIASPMRIAGHDAKTIDIEVRKAAELLKLTPYLDRTPLNLSGGQQQRTALARALVKNASLVLLDEPLANLDYKLREELREELPRIFAQSGAIFVYATTEPSEALLLGGNTVTLSEGRVTQFGKTIEVYRRPVDLVTAKTFADPPLNFIEVEKNGSIFRHGAGAEIVVPAHLAATPDGAVTIAFHPHHLSLQAQTPASPRLTSRTQISEITGSESFVHVDFNGVRWVMLAHGIHDIDPDTEIAVFLDTRHLMAFGPDGRAIATGNQAA; from the coding sequence ATGCTCGAATTGCGCCATGCCGCAAAGATGGTCGGCGGTGAATACCATATTCACCCGACGGACCTGACATTTGAACGGGGATCGCTGAACGTCCTGCTCGGACCGACGCTCTCCGGCAAGACATCATTGATGCGGCTGATGGCCGGCCTCGATCGGCCGACCAGCGGTTCCGTGCATTTCGACGGCGCCGACGTCACCGGCATGCCGGTGCAGAAGCGCAATGTCGCGATGGTCTACCAGCAGTTCATCAATTATCCCGCACTCAGCGTCTATGAAAACATCGCCTCGCCGATGCGCATTGCCGGGCACGATGCCAAGACGATCGATATCGAAGTGCGCAAGGCCGCAGAGCTTCTGAAGCTGACGCCCTATCTCGACCGCACGCCGCTCAATCTTTCCGGCGGCCAGCAGCAGCGTACCGCCCTTGCCCGCGCGCTCGTCAAGAATGCCAGCCTCGTGTTGCTCGACGAGCCACTCGCCAATCTGGACTATAAGCTGCGCGAGGAACTGCGCGAGGAACTGCCGCGTATTTTCGCGCAATCCGGCGCCATCTTCGTCTATGCGACGACCGAACCTTCCGAAGCCCTTTTGCTCGGCGGCAATACGGTGACGCTGAGCGAAGGCCGCGTGACGCAGTTCGGCAAGACGATCGAGGTCTATCGCCGCCCGGTCGATCTCGTCACCGCCAAGACCTTCGCCGACCCGCCGCTGAACTTCATCGAGGTGGAGAAGAACGGCAGCATCTTCCGCCATGGAGCTGGCGCTGAGATCGTCGTGCCGGCGCATCTTGCCGCCACGCCGGATGGCGCCGTCACGATCGCCTTCCACCCGCATCATCTGTCACTGCAAGCCCAGACTCCGGCGTCGCCGCGACTGACGTCGCGCACGCAGATTTCCGAAATCACCGGCTCGGAAAGCTTCGTGCATGTCGATTTCAACGGTGTGCGTTGGGTGATGCTGGCGCACGGCATTCACGACATCGATCCCGATACCGAGATCGCCGTCTTCCTCGACACCCGCCATCTCATGGCCTTCGGGCCTGATGGGCGGGCAATCGCAACCGGCAACCAGGCGGCATAG
- the glpD gene encoding glycerol-3-phosphate dehydrogenase, protein MGRIHDIFVIGGGINGCGIARDAVGRGYTVALAEMNDFASGTSSGATKLIHGGLRYLEHYEFRLVRESLMEREILWAMAPHIIWPLRFVLPYHKGGIRPAWMIRLGLFLYDHLGGRKLLPPTAVLNMRSDAAAKPLKALFTKAFEYSDGWVDDARMVVLNARDAADKGATIMPRTKVVSAHQEKDAQGSNVWQIETINSLTGKSERHQARMLINAAGPWVDHVIRSAFGHNEARHVRLVQGSHIIVKKKFEGPRAYFFQNPDNRIIFAIPYETDFTLIGTTDRDYTADPKDVKISEEETVYLCNAASEYFKEPVRPEDIVWTYSAVRPLFDDGASKAQEATRDYVLKVEGKAGEAPLLNVFGGKLTTYRRLSEHALEKIGEAIGVKGRPWTAGSHLPGGDFPVQGYEGEVVKLKSRYPFLADAHARRLIRRYGTKAATLLGNAAKVDDLGRLFGSDLYEAEVRYLIDNEWAVTAHDVLWRRTKAGLHMTPQQIDILEEYIAALPAKLAG, encoded by the coding sequence ATGGGCCGAATCCACGATATTTTCGTCATTGGTGGCGGGATCAACGGCTGCGGGATAGCGCGCGATGCCGTGGGTCGTGGTTATACGGTGGCGCTTGCGGAGATGAACGATTTCGCCTCCGGCACCTCGTCGGGTGCCACCAAGCTCATCCATGGCGGATTGCGCTACCTTGAGCATTACGAGTTCCGCCTGGTGCGGGAATCGCTGATGGAGCGCGAGATCCTGTGGGCCATGGCCCCGCATATCATCTGGCCTTTGCGCTTCGTGCTGCCCTATCACAAGGGCGGGATCAGGCCGGCCTGGATGATCCGGCTTGGCCTCTTCCTCTATGACCATCTTGGCGGGCGCAAGCTGTTGCCGCCGACTGCGGTCTTGAACATGCGCAGCGATGCGGCGGCAAAGCCGCTGAAGGCGCTGTTTACGAAGGCTTTCGAATATTCCGACGGCTGGGTCGACGATGCCCGCATGGTGGTGCTCAATGCCCGCGATGCCGCCGACAAGGGCGCCACGATCATGCCGCGCACCAAGGTCGTCTCGGCCCATCAGGAAAAGGATGCGCAGGGCAGCAACGTCTGGCAGATCGAGACGATCAACAGTCTCACCGGCAAGAGCGAGCGCCATCAGGCCCGCATGCTGATCAATGCCGCCGGTCCCTGGGTCGACCATGTCATCCGCTCCGCCTTCGGCCATAACGAGGCCCGCCATGTGCGCCTCGTCCAGGGCAGCCACATCATCGTGAAGAAGAAGTTCGAGGGGCCACGCGCCTATTTCTTCCAGAACCCCGACAACCGCATCATCTTCGCCATTCCCTATGAGACCGATTTTACCCTGATCGGCACCACCGACCGCGACTACACCGCCGATCCGAAGGATGTGAAGATCTCCGAGGAGGAGACCGTCTATCTCTGCAATGCGGCCTCGGAATATTTCAAGGAGCCGGTCAGACCGGAGGATATCGTCTGGACCTATTCGGCGGTACGTCCGCTCTTCGACGACGGCGCCTCGAAGGCGCAGGAGGCCACGCGTGACTACGTGCTGAAGGTCGAGGGCAAGGCGGGCGAGGCGCCGCTTCTCAATGTCTTCGGCGGCAAGCTCACCACCTACCGGCGCCTGTCGGAACATGCGCTGGAGAAGATCGGCGAGGCGATCGGCGTCAAGGGCAGGCCGTGGACAGCGGGCAGCCATCTGCCGGGCGGGGATTTTCCGGTGCAGGGCTATGAGGGCGAGGTCGTCAAGCTCAAGAGCCGCTATCCGTTCCTGGCCGATGCTCATGCCCGACGTCTCATTCGCCGCTACGGCACGAAGGCTGCAACGCTTCTCGGCAATGCCGCAAAGGTCGACGATCTCGGCCGGCTGTTCGGATCCGACCTCTACGAGGCCGAGGTCCGCTACCTCATCGACAATGAATGGGCCGTCACCGCCCACGATGTGCTCTGGCGGAGAACCAAGGCCGGCCTGCACATGACACCACAACAGATAGATATTTTGGAGGAGTACATCGCCGCTCTGCCCGCGAAACTCGCAGGCTAA
- a CDS encoding DeoR/GlpR family DNA-binding transcription regulator, with protein sequence MFLSDRQERIIALARSSGRVLVDDLAAQFAVTPQTIRKDLNDLCDAQLLTRIHGGATFPRGTENVRYDARRQIAAMEKQAIGVAAADLIPNNSSLFINIGTTTEAVGEALSDHHELMVITNNINVANRLRLIDNIEVVIAGGVVRQSDGGIVGEAAVDFIRQFKVDYAVIGASAIDPDGALLDYDFREVKVAQAIIANARHVILVADSTKFERTAPVRIGQISQVHTFITDQCDSPSIRNICQQSGVVLIEAAKANR encoded by the coding sequence ATGTTTCTGTCGGATCGCCAGGAGAGGATCATCGCACTTGCGAGGTCATCGGGCAGGGTGCTGGTCGATGATCTGGCGGCGCAGTTTGCCGTGACACCGCAGACGATCCGCAAGGATCTGAACGATCTCTGCGATGCACAGCTCCTGACCCGCATTCACGGAGGCGCAACCTTTCCGCGCGGGACGGAAAATGTCCGCTACGATGCGCGGCGCCAGATCGCCGCGATGGAGAAACAGGCGATCGGTGTGGCTGCCGCTGATCTCATTCCCAACAACAGTTCGCTTTTCATCAATATCGGCACGACGACGGAAGCTGTCGGAGAAGCGCTCTCGGATCATCACGAATTGATGGTGATCACAAATAATATCAATGTTGCCAATAGATTGCGACTGATCGACAATATCGAGGTGGTGATCGCCGGCGGCGTGGTGCGCCAGTCCGACGGCGGCATCGTCGGCGAGGCGGCGGTCGACTTCATCCGCCAGTTCAAGGTCGATTATGCCGTGATCGGAGCATCGGCGATCGATCCGGATGGCGCGCTTCTCGACTACGATTTCCGTGAGGTGAAGGTGGCGCAGGCTATCATCGCCAATGCGCGACACGTTATCCTGGTTGCGGATTCAACCAAGTTCGAGCGCACTGCGCCTGTCCGGATCGGCCAGATTTCGCAGGTCCATACTTTCATTACCGACCAATGCGATTCGCCCTCCATCCGCAATATCTGTCAGCAGAGCGGTGTCGTGTTGATCGAAGCAGCGAAAGCTAACCGCTGA
- the ftsZ gene encoding cell division protein FtsZ, which translates to MTDAKSGITGLRPQITVIGVGGGGGNAINNMIAEKLAGVDFIAANTDAQVLATSKATRRIQLGAHVTEGLGAGSLPEVGRAAAEESLDEIMDHLSGSHMCFVTAGMGGGTGTGAAPVIAHAARAAGILTVGVVTKPFTFEGNRRMKMAEAGIEALRQAADTVIVIPNQNLFRIADAKTTFADAFMTADRVLYAGVGCITDLIVKEGLINLDFADVKSVMRGMGRAMMGTGEAEGEARAMKAAEAAIANPLLDDISMKGAKGVLISISGGSDMTLFEVDEAASRIRDEVQDDAEIVVGAIFDRGLDGKFRVSVVATGLEGAGPVAAVPNLAAGQVSNRTLQ; encoded by the coding sequence ATGACAGACGCCAAGAGCGGCATTACGGGACTACGGCCGCAGATCACGGTGATTGGCGTCGGCGGAGGCGGCGGAAACGCGATCAACAACATGATCGCCGAAAAACTGGCGGGCGTCGATTTCATCGCCGCAAATACCGATGCCCAGGTGCTGGCGACCTCCAAGGCGACGCGCCGCATCCAGCTCGGCGCGCATGTCACCGAAGGTCTCGGCGCCGGCTCCCTGCCGGAAGTGGGCCGCGCGGCTGCCGAAGAATCGCTCGACGAGATCATGGACCACCTGAGCGGCTCGCATATGTGCTTCGTCACGGCCGGCATGGGCGGCGGCACCGGCACGGGTGCGGCACCGGTCATTGCGCATGCGGCCCGTGCAGCCGGCATCCTGACGGTCGGCGTCGTCACCAAGCCCTTCACCTTCGAGGGCAATCGCCGCATGAAGATGGCCGAAGCCGGCATCGAGGCGCTGCGCCAGGCAGCCGACACCGTCATCGTCATTCCCAACCAGAACCTCTTCCGCATCGCGGACGCCAAGACCACCTTCGCCGATGCCTTCATGACCGCGGACCGCGTGCTTTATGCCGGCGTGGGCTGCATCACCGATCTCATCGTCAAGGAAGGCCTGATCAATCTCGACTTCGCTGATGTGAAGTCCGTCATGCGCGGCATGGGCCGGGCCATGATGGGCACGGGCGAGGCTGAGGGCGAAGCACGGGCGATGAAGGCGGCGGAAGCTGCAATCGCCAACCCACTGCTCGACGATATCTCGATGAAGGGCGCCAAGGGTGTGCTGATCTCGATATCAGGCGGTTCCGACATGACCCTCTTCGAGGTCGACGAGGCCGCAAGCCGCATTCGCGATGAAGTCCAGGACGACGCCGAAATCGTCGTCGGCGCAATCTTCGACCGCGGCCTCGACGGCAAGTTCCGCGTCTCCGTCGTTGCGACCGGGCTCGAAGGCGCCGGCCCCGTCGCAGCCGTGCCGAACTTGGCCGCAGGGCAGGTCTCGAACCGCACGCTGCAGTAG
- a CDS encoding GMC family oxidoreductase has protein sequence MSGISTEAVADAGSYDFIIVGAGSAGCVLANRLSANPANRVLLLEAGGSDRYHWVHVPIGYLFCMGNPRTDWMMRTAAEAGLNGRSLPYPRGKVLGGCSSINGMIYMRGQAADYDGWRQAGNEGWGWDDVLPYFLKSEDNYRGNSAMHGAGGEWRVERQRLSWPILDAFRDAAEELGIPKTDDFNGGDNEGSGYFEVNQRGGVRWNTTKAFLRPAMRRPNLRVLTGAETERLVLGGRRVTGVRFRLNGQIHVAHAGREVILSAGAINSPKILELSGIGRPDLLSAVNIDVAHALHGVGENLQDHLQIRTVFRIEGAKTLNQLYHNLFARAGMGLQYALRRSGPLSMAPSQLGIFARSDPAVATADLEYHVQPLSTDRLGEPLHRYPAVTVSVCNLRPESRGTVHIAGSDASAAPEIKPNYLSTSKDRILAAKSIRHARSLMQTSAISKFRPQEMLPGKKFQSDDELISRAGDIATTIFHPVGTCKMGRDSMAVVDEQLRVHGVGALRIVDASVMPTIVSGNTNSPVIMIAEKASDMILR, from the coding sequence GTGAGCGGGATTTCAACGGAAGCGGTTGCCGACGCGGGCTCTTACGACTTCATCATCGTGGGGGCAGGCTCGGCCGGATGCGTTCTTGCCAATCGGCTGTCGGCAAATCCGGCCAACCGTGTCCTCTTGCTCGAGGCCGGCGGCAGCGATCGTTATCACTGGGTGCATGTGCCGATCGGATATCTCTTCTGCATGGGAAATCCGCGCACCGACTGGATGATGCGCACCGCCGCCGAGGCTGGGTTGAACGGTCGGTCGCTTCCTTATCCGCGCGGCAAGGTGCTTGGCGGCTGCTCGTCGATCAATGGCATGATCTACATGCGGGGGCAGGCGGCCGACTATGATGGCTGGCGGCAGGCAGGAAACGAAGGTTGGGGATGGGATGACGTGCTTCCCTATTTCCTCAAATCCGAGGATAACTACCGCGGCAATTCTGCCATGCACGGGGCAGGCGGCGAATGGCGCGTGGAACGGCAGCGACTTTCCTGGCCGATCCTGGATGCCTTTCGCGACGCAGCCGAAGAGCTCGGCATTCCCAAGACCGATGATTTTAACGGCGGTGACAACGAGGGATCGGGCTATTTCGAGGTCAATCAGCGCGGCGGCGTTCGCTGGAATACCACCAAGGCCTTTCTGCGCCCCGCAATGCGGCGCCCCAACCTTCGTGTGCTGACCGGAGCGGAAACGGAGCGGCTGGTGCTCGGCGGACGTCGTGTAACCGGAGTCCGCTTCCGTTTGAACGGGCAGATCCATGTCGCGCATGCCGGTCGTGAAGTCATCCTTTCGGCCGGTGCCATCAACTCGCCGAAAATCCTGGAACTTTCCGGGATTGGCCGCCCGGATTTGTTGTCCGCCGTCAATATCGACGTGGCTCACGCGCTTCACGGCGTCGGCGAGAACCTGCAGGACCACCTTCAGATCCGGACGGTTTTCCGGATCGAGGGGGCAAAGACGTTGAACCAGCTCTACCACAATCTTTTCGCCCGTGCGGGCATGGGCTTGCAATATGCGCTACGCCGCTCCGGCCCGCTCTCGATGGCGCCAAGTCAGCTCGGTATTTTCGCAAGGAGCGACCCGGCAGTCGCGACCGCCGATCTCGAATATCATGTGCAGCCGCTCAGCACCGACAGGCTCGGCGAACCGCTGCACCGCTATCCCGCGGTCACTGTATCGGTCTGCAACCTGAGACCGGAGAGCCGGGGGACGGTCCACATTGCCGGGTCGGATGCGTCCGCAGCTCCCGAGATCAAGCCCAACTACCTCTCGACCAGCAAAGATCGCATTCTTGCTGCAAAATCCATCCGCCATGCCCGCAGTCTCATGCAGACGAGTGCGATCTCGAAGTTCCGGCCGCAGGAGATGCTTCCTGGCAAGAAATTTCAAAGCGATGATGAATTGATCAGCCGCGCGGGAGACATTGCCACCACGATCTTCCACCCGGTTGGAACCTGCAAGATGGGGCGTGACAGCATGGCTGTTGTCGACGAACAGTTGAGAGTGCATGGCGTGGGCGCTTTGCGCATTGTCGACGCTTCGGTCATGCCGACGATCGTCTCCGGTAACACCAACTCCCCGGTGATCATGATTGCCGAGAAGGCGTCCGACATGATTCTGCGCTAA